In one Solanum lycopersicum chromosome 11, SLM_r2.1 genomic region, the following are encoded:
- the LOC138339354 gene encoding uncharacterized protein yields MTNREIREALLALAQDMTTHVTRDIVPRVNALESTITSRLRDFVRMNPPIFLDSKICSMLVSNPRDEMSRFVTGVAKLVKEECHTAMLHNDMNFSGLMVYDQSIEESKLGRISRNLKKSGSNEQNQSRYNKRSPNYDGPSALKVKGEGGSVS; encoded by the exons ATGACTAATagggagattagagaggctttacTTGCCCTAGCCCAAGACATGACCACTCATGTGACTAGAGACATTGTGCCTAGGGTGAATGCTTTGGAGAGTACCATAACCTCTAGATtgagagactttgtgaggatgaatcctcctatttttcttgactctaag ATATGCTCCATGctggtgtctaaccctagggatgaaatgagtaggtttgtgaccgGTGTTGCCAAACTTGTGAAAGAAGAGTGTCATACAGCCATGCTCCACAATGATATGAACTTTTCTGGGCTTATGGTATATGATCAATCCATTGAAGAGTCCAAACTTGGTAGGATCTCAAGGAATTTGAAGAAGAGTGGATCCAATGAGCAAAACCAATCTAGGTATAATAAGAGATCTCCAAATTATGATGGACCTAGTGCTCTTAAGGTCAAGGGTGAAGGTGGTAGTGTTTCTTAA